The DNA segment CTGTTGGAGAACGGACAGCTACTCTACTCTAATGGAATTTTTCTCTAACCATTTCCAAGCAGCAATGATGGAATACCGGTATCAAAGCTGAATACTTCATTGAGAATACTCCAAAGTCAACAACTTAGCGGCATGTTCATCTGTTTGAGGTTTGGTGACTGTTAACAGTAAATAAGGAAGTAATTTGTGTATtaatgattcatatttttgttcctTTATTTTCTGGCGTAGCATATGTGCTAATCCAAAGTCCGATGTAATGTTGAACGTGAACATTAGCCTTTGCTGCTGACAGCTAAAGCGCTAACTGCGCTCCGTGATGTGACTCCAAAACGAATTCTCTTTCACTGCTACTTTCACTGGACAGCACCAGGGGTTTTGGTCACAGCCGTTCAATTCTGCACCGCACTAATTTCCAGTCGAGCAAGTCAAGCAAAAATGGAGGTTTAACTTCAAGCAAGTTTCCAGCCGAGGcctgcagcaggaagtgagagcGTGTCACTTCCTCCGCCCCCGCACCGACCTGCGGAAACTTCATGGTGTGTTTACAAGTGCGACTTGACTCCAGGTCTTTCAGATGCTCGGGGCTCGCTCGACCGGTTCCACCGCCTTTCGTCTCAAAAGCAGCGCGTCGCAGCAAAAATTCCAAAACATGAGAATTGACAGCAGCTGTCGCGCCTCAGGAACAGTCTCGACTACTTGTGACATCTTTGGGTTCCTTGTTTTGGATGTCTGTCACGACACCAGCTGCCTCACAAGCAGCTTATCGATACTGTTCATCGTCTGTGGTTGGTCATGACCCTGACTTTGTTCTAACATGTTGCTGCCAACCTGATAGTGTGTGGCGAGCTTGCACTGTTGCCCTGTTTTAAACTTGATATTGTCGTGATCAATCTTGgacttttatttaacattttctgTCAAATGTGAACAACGTGTTGCTGCACAGTGCATTTGTGTTTTAAGAACATGTCAATATGTTTTAACATTCTTGTCTTAATGTTAATCTGTAGCATGATATACAGTAATAATGATGGCATAAGAGGGTAACGCAAATGGCCCATTTATTCTCCCTTTACGTAAAAAAAACTGCTAAATGCTAGCTAGAAATGTATATCTCTAGCTAGCACATGCAAACACGCTTGTTGATATGGACAAGGTGCTGGTTTCATCAAAGGTGACATGTGTAGTGTGGGTATTGTGCAGTACAAATCGAATTAAATGAAGTTGCTGTATGAAAGTGGTACTGGTTTTCAGTTCACTGACGTCCTTATCTCCTCCGCTGTCCCGCAGGTGGACCTGGAGCCTGAAGGCAAGGTCTTCGTCTACGTCTCTTTCAGCGGCTCCTTCACTGACGGTGAGTTCAGGTTCCTGTCGGTGACTCGGGCCCTCGGAATGTTGTGAGTCTTTGAGGATGCGTCAGCGCTGATGTCAGTCTTTTGTGTACAAGAAATGCTCCCGTACATGTTTCACACCGGCGTCGCTCCTCGTAACTCGGACACGACCGGACCAGTTCTAGAGACTGGCTCAgctatgtgtgtgtctgcatgtggtTAGATACGCAGAATCCCAAAGGGGATTCAGGATCTGTGAACTCTGAGTTGACTAGATTTCTCACTCTGGTTCCAGATGACGCTCTGGTGAAGGAGAAGACCTACAAGCAGTTTACACGGAAGCGTAACGGCGCCGTGCGGCGGCGGATCCACCAGGTCAACGGGCACAAGTTCATGTCCACTTTCCTGCGGCAGCCCACCTTCTGCTTCCACTGCAAGGAGTTCATCTGGTGAGACCTCCCACCCCGGGGTGTTGGTGCCCCCCAGGGCCCGGTTCTGACCCGTTTCTCTTCTCCCACAGGGGTGTCTTCGGAAAACAAGGCTACCAGTGTCAAAGTGAGCAGAGCTCTGAGTCAGGACAGCGTTTTTCCACTGCATTTAGTCACAACTCGGTTTGTCTCCTCAGTCTGCACGTGTGTGGTCCACAAGCGATGCCATCAGCTGGTGGTCACCGTGTGTCCACGCATGAAGAAGACCTCCAAGGAGGAGGTGAGCCAATATTAGAAAAATAGTGAAATGAAATATGcgttaaaaatattatattgtcTATATTCATTTCCCACAAACatttttcttgtattttatGTCAGTTGTATGTTTAAAATCATAATTGTATTCatgacagaacattcattttcACTAGTAGAGTATTTGTGTaattcaaatataataatgaaaaattgCTTTGAATTTATTAATGATTAATTATATCTCtcatactgtattttttttacttcatagAAACTTAGTATAAATTATGCAGCTGTGTTATAAAATATATGATTGTGataggaaaataaatattattcacTCAATATTAGAATTTCAAGTCCGAAACTTAAAAGCCAATTTCTTTCTTGTGGCCAAATGTGTGAAAATGGTTCTGAAGTGGTTCCACATTAGGGGAAGTGCACCAAAACTAGTTCCCCTTTTCTGTAGACCCGGTCTACCGGGCAGAACACAGGAAGCAAAGTCAAGAGGTCAGTGATCGCTTTTGATAAACGTGGTCAAGCAGCGTCTGCTGCCCTCCGCTGGGTGGTGACGGTACTGCATGTAACCGCGTCCCCTGTCTCTCCCCCCAGGCTGTCACTCAGGGCTTCAGCATCAACGTCCCGCACAAGTTCAACATCCACAACTACAAGTCTCCCACGTTCTGCGACCACTGCGGCTCGCTGCTCTGGGGTCTGGTGCGCCAGGGACTCCACTGCCAGAGTGAGCCGCCCACCTTCCGTCTCCCCTTCTGTCTGTGtctcacctgtctgtctctcctcagtctgcAAAATGAACGTTCACATCCGCTGCAGAGGGAATGTCGCGCCTAGCTGCGGCGTCAACAGCGCGGAGCTGGCCAACAAGCTAGCAGAGATGGGACTGCAGGCGGGGGGGCTGTCCAAGCGGACTAGCGTGGTAGGACTTGACTCACACTTGTCCACTTTGTCTTTCTTGATTTGTGGGTTCACTTTTTTTGAAATGGTGTGTCTGATGTGCAGAAACAGAACGTCCAGCAGAGGCCGACCTCCGAGTGCGGAGACCCGCTGCAGCAGCCAGTCCCTCGGCTGGGCCTCTCAGACTTCACCTTCTTACAGGTGCTCGGCAAGGGAAGCTTCGGCAAGGTGAGCTGGTGGTGACTTACTGGCTGTGACTCACACCTGACATCCCGTGACCCCTGCATGTTCTGTTCTGGTGTCTCCGCAGGTCATGCTGGCACGACTGGACAGCAGGAGTCGGGTCTTCGCGGTCAAGGTTCTGAAGAAAGACATCATCCTGCAGGACGATGACGTCGAGTGCACCATGACTGAGAAGAGAGTCCTCTCGCTCGCCCGGTGCCACCCCTACCTCACCCAGCTCTACTGCTGCTTTCAGACCCCGGTCAGTATCACACGCCtgtcaacctctgccaataactccccttataaagcggtgcaattccccttataaatcgaaaagaaaccttacaaacacaattgcggcgcatttaaatattttattattactatttacatctcagcaagacagacaatgtagTGGAAAATGATAACAGAGATAACGtatataaaagctcttgcattacatttaccgtgtgcagcatgttttgaaataaataattcttccatagtgtctttcaatcaaaaaaacatagaaGTAAGCATGGAAGAATTGGATTGTTCCATGCTTGCttctatgatttttctctgaattaTTCCTCTCGcgacacaattcaaaacaacggaTGTGGGCCGCAGTGCAACGCACATGCACACGCAACACAAAACAACGAGAAAAATAGGAGGATAACTTTTGCTAGTATGATGCGGCAACTGTCGTCGGCTACCACAGACGAgacgatccgttttggatccgaaattggcgAGTCGATATCGGTCTGGCGTGAAACGTCTGTGggaatatttttttgttctgatttACCCGGATCAGGATCAGGATCACCTTTATTTGCCAAGTATGTTTAACATACAGGGAATTTGTTTCCGGCCGATGGTGACTTTATAGAGATTTTCAATAGGAAATAGAagagaagaatatatatttacagagaaaaatagaagaagaatatatatttacaaagaaacagacacaataataataattagtaaaaataaatatttttttcccctgtataaaattatttttcccCGTATAAAAGTCGTTATACAgcgtacatgatttgaaattgtaaaaaaaaaaacgtatagaaTACGGGGAAAACGTATAAGTTGACAGGTATGGTACCAGAAACTGGGCCGGAACATTTTAGTTTCGcccgcttttattttgggttGTGATACCCTAgttggccagcaggaggcggcAGAGTCTTGACTTGAGTCGGTCAGGTTCAGAAGGGGTCCAGTTTGGAACCGGGCCAGAAAGGAACAGCTGCACTTGTGAATCCCCGAGGCTGCTAGACTCATGAGGACTCATGAGGTCTGCTCCGTGGAAGCACACCTATTCGTGGATTTTGCAGGTGGGAACAAGGTtcaacctcaatttgaggattaacaCTAGGTCTCCACAAAGATAGcagtacaagtgtgtgtttgtgtgtgtggaccgATGGTGCCCGATGGGACCAGGCTCTTGTCACATGATAGTAAAGCAGCGAGGCGCTGAAAGCCGGAATCTAATTACCGCGCATCATCCGCGGGCGATCAGATGGAGCCGCTTCACTGGATCTGCTCTCGGCACCAGAACACGGTAATGAGCTGCTCGGGTCCAGAAGTGAAACCCATCAAGGCTGCACCTCATCATGGCCAGGACGGCGTGCCGCGTTTGTGTCGCGCTCCGTTGCTCTCCGGCCACAGTCCGGACTCAAGGAGCTGcgcacacaacaacacacaaacaccaacacAACTCGCAACACATGAACAGGTGTAGACGCAGCGACACATGGGTCCGAGAGGTCTCTCCAATGGACACACACGGATGATGCAACAGGGAAACCCCACGCGACCATCTTTGTAGTTCGCAACCTGAGTTCCCGCTGGACAGGAAGATTTATGAGTCGATCAGAACCTGCTGGACCCGATCGCTCTCACTGTCATTAGTTCTGCCGACGTGAGCAGATGAAGACGCAGCTGCGAGGAAACGTTTTAATCatcgtgtctgtgtgtgtgtgtgtctcaggacCGACTCTTCTTCGTGATGGAGTTTGTGAACGGCGGTGACCTGATGTTCCACATACAGAAGTCCAGGAAGTTTGAGGAACCCAGAGCCCAGTTCTATGCGGCCGAGATTACGTCTGCTCTCATGTTCCTGCACGGCAAAGGCATCATCTACAGGTCAGAACAGCCACCGCCTGACCTCTGGTGAACTTGACTGTCCAAATCTGAAAACTCATAgtcacacacaagtgtgtggctcaacagtaacagcaacataaCCACGCAGTTACCAGACTTTCTGAACCGGATGCAAAAGCAGAAGTGGGTCAATTGGCAGCGACACAAACAACGTCACTGGTGAACAACAGCGACGTGCTTGATCACTGAAAGACTCCATTGTTTTGAGCAGAGTTTTGCAACAGGAAGCCAAGACAAACAGTGAAGTGGGAAATTTGTTGTGTAAAAATGAGTTGACCTTTGtgtattgtttttgtgtgtgtgtgtgtgctgcagggaCCTGAAGCTGGATAACGTCCTGCTGGACAGCGACGGTCACTGCAAACTCGCCGACTTTGGGATGTGTAAAGAAGGAATCCGTGATGGAGCCACGACCGGAACCTTCTGTGGGACTCCGGACTACATCGCCCCTGAGGTGTGAGAGCGTGAAGACACGGGTCCAGCAGCAGATCCCGGGTCTCACCTGTTGGTCTTCAGATCCTGCAGGAGATGCTGTACGGGCCCTCGGTGGACTGGTGGGCTCTGGGCGTGCTCCTCTACGAGATGTTGTCGGGTCACGCCCCCTTCGAGGCCGAGAACGAAGACGACCTGTTCGAGTCCATCCTCAACGAGGAGGTGGTCTACGCGTCCTGGCTCAGCGCCGAGGCTGTCGGGCTCCTCAGAGCGGTGAGTCTCACTTTAAGGTCCGACTGGATGTGAGCCAGAACCTGCTGCCGGGTCGTCACGGAGGAGGGGACTTCCTCTGGGACAGGACCACAATGACGGGAAACTCTCTGGCGTCTGTGGGAGTCCACACACACTCAAGGTTCTGGAACCTCCATCTGGGCTCTGTTCGGGTCCAGAAGAGCAGACTCCGCCCCTCTGTGTCGTAAagctctgtttttatttctgtggTTCAAAATTTAGACTTATATTTGTCAAAATTTTCTTCTGATTCTTctgttgtttattgttattttatatttttttcatgtttttatttttaaatgactttatttttgacattttagtcaatcatttttttcctcaaacacattttagttatttttttaattaatgacttaatctgctttttgttttttcatcatatttttcttctagatttatcatttttttattattattttctcaaatacgtgttttttacttttaatttatttcatattttttttatttaatttctttaatctatcattcaaatatttcataatactgaatttttatttttattttttcattcatctaATTTAGTTTACGTTTTTGAGAAATTATGTTTTACTCTAATATGATCACTTGTAGTTTATTTGTAAGTTTACCTATTTTTCAATGTATAAATTGCACTTTTGCacttatttaatctttttacaATTGTCCTTGTCGTCAGTTCATTTGAGCCTGTTCGCTTCCTTAATagtctcttcctcctcacaaTTTCATCCTGAATGTAAGTCATCATCTGGACTGGGTCAAGTCCGGTCCTCCCAGACCCTGAGTCTGAGAGCTGTGGCGGCTGATGCatcatgggaggcgccggctgctGTCCAGAGAGAGTTGTTGTGTGTCAGAGAGGTGACTGACTGGATGTCCTTCTGGACCCGGTCCAGCTTGGCAGGACCTCAGGTCCAAAAACAGCCAAGCTGAGCGCTTCCCGCTTTTGTGACCAGATTAGTACACAAGTCTGTGATAAGCGCCTGTCGAAGCCACTGCACATTTGATCTGTAATAACATCCTGTTTGTGCGTTTATGGACAGCCGTAACGTTATGACGACTCAGTCGGAGTCCTGACTTGATCAGAAAACAATTCTGATTCTAGAGTCATGACATGGCCAGGGGGCCACACAAGGTCTCGTCATTGTGCGACATGGTCAAAGTTGCAACAAAAATaacaggaatatatatatattttttaatattgcgTCTCCCTCTGCTTCCACAGCTGTTGACTAAGAACCCGTCGCAGCGTCTCGGCTGTGTGCCGTCGCTCGGAGGTGAATGTGCAGTGACCGCTCACGCCTTCTTCTCCGGCATCGACTGGGAAAAGCTGGAACGTAGAGAACTGGAGCCACCGTTCAAACCTCGGATAGTAAGTCTCCCGTTTATTATTAGTTGGTGGCGTTACATGGAGCCACCATGGTACCAGTCTTTACTCTAGTTGGATACTCTAGAGCAGGGACCTCAAACTTGTGGCCCCTGGACCATTCGGATGCAGTTACACAGCCCCCCACCAGGGGTCCAAGTCTAGCATTGTGGTCTCCACAACAGGGCAGTCCATGTTTGGCCAATGTATGATGGTCAGAAATGGACAGCACTATGAAACTGTAATGTCTGCGCTAATTTTAGCATCTCTGAGACTGAACTCCGATTCCCTCCCAAGGTCCAAAATATTCTTGTCGCTGATTCTGTGCTCCTGGTTTTGAA comes from the Synchiropus splendidus isolate RoL2022-P1 chromosome 16, RoL_Sspl_1.0, whole genome shotgun sequence genome and includes:
- the prkcha gene encoding protein kinase C eta type, with the protein product MRNSLPAACVCVAGAPSFSAAEAAGSTPAHLPACWHAHSLPGLFESLLETMKFNGYVKLRIGEALELKPTTFSQRHSLIFHKSAPALDPYIVVKVDDFKIGQTHTKQKTNTPTYNEEFCLNVNDGRRIELAVFHDTPIGYDDFVANCTIQFEDLLKSSNNGETFEGWVDLEPEGKVFVYVSFSGSFTDDDALVKEKTYKQFTRKRNGAVRRRIHQVNGHKFMSTFLRQPTFCFHCKEFIWGVFGKQGYQCQICTCVVHKRCHQLVVTVCPRMKKTSKEEAVTQGFSINVPHKFNIHNYKSPTFCDHCGSLLWGLVRQGLHCQICKMNVHIRCRGNVAPSCGVNSAELANKLAEMGLQAGGLSKRTSVKQNVQQRPTSECGDPLQQPVPRLGLSDFTFLQVLGKGSFGKVMLARLDSRSRVFAVKVLKKDIILQDDDVECTMTEKRVLSLARCHPYLTQLYCCFQTPDRLFFVMEFVNGGDLMFHIQKSRKFEEPRAQFYAAEITSALMFLHGKGIIYRDLKLDNVLLDSDGHCKLADFGMCKEGIRDGATTGTFCGTPDYIAPEILQEMLYGPSVDWWALGVLLYEMLSGHAPFEAENEDDLFESILNEEVVYASWLSAEAVGLLRALLTKNPSQRLGCVPSLGGECAVTAHAFFSGIDWEKLERRELEPPFKPRIKTPEDVNNFDPDFTQEEPTLTPIDDPMFSAINQDEFQNFSFTSPELLES